The DNA segment CGTCTTCTTCGACCCGATGTTCGCCAAGCCCAAGAAGGCCCAGCCCGCCTTCGACGTCCTGCGCCGCTTCGCGGAGCACGCGCCCCTCACTCCTGAAGCCGTGGAGGAGGGGAGACGCGTCGCCCGCCGGTGGGTCGTCGTGAAGGGCGCTCGTCACACCGACGATTTGAAGAAGGTGGGCATCGAGCCTGCGCCCACCTCGCGCTTCAGCGAAGTCATCTGGGGGCGGCTCCCCGCTCTCCCCTGAGCTACTCTTTCTCCGACCCCTTCGGCGGACCCTCACTGCCCATCGGAGACAGCTTGCTCGACAGCGCGCCGGCCTGCTCGTGCGCCATCAGGTCGCGCGGCGAGCGGTAGTACTGCATGGGCGAGTGGTGCAGGAAGTTCGACACGCGGCTCGTGTAGAGACACGCGTACTGCTCCACCTGGTAGCCGAAGCGGCTGTTCTCGTTGCCCTCCTTGAACAGCAAGCCCCAGTACGGATTGAAGCCCTCCTCGACGTCGCGCTCCAGCGTGTCCGCGATGCCGTTGGTCTCCTTCAGCGACCGGCGCAGCTTCTCCAGCTCCGCCTTCACCTTCTTGCGCAGTTCTTCCACTTCCTGGCGCTCGGGATCCGCCAACTCCTCGCGCTCCAGCCTGCGCTCCAGGGTGTTCAACACCGTCTTGCGGTGGTTCACCTCGTCGTCCAGCCGAGCTCGCGTCAGCTCCACCTCCGACAGCGTGACGATCTCCTCGCGCCGCGCGTCCGTGTACGTGATCTCGTCCTCGATCTCCTGGACGATCATGCACGTGCGCCACAGCGACGACTTCTTCGACTTCAGGATGTCGCCGTAGATGTGGTCGCCCACGTAGAGGATGTGCTCGCCCCGGTAGCCGGTGAACTCCTCGAACTGGGCCAGGTTGCCGCCCGAGTACACCGTGCCGCGCTCCAGCGACTTCGCCTCGCCCACGACCTTGCCGGCTTCCGTGGACGAGTCCAGCTCCAGGAACGGCCGGGCCTCCGTGAAGAAGGCCGGCTTGCCCGCCGCCGTCACCACGAAGTCGAAGTAGTTGCGCCAGCTGGGGTACTCCGGCAGCTGCCCTTCCAACAGGTAGCGCATCACCGCGTTCGTGTAGTCCCACGCGGAGTTCGTCAGCAGGAACAACTTCTTCCCGCCCGAGCGCAGCTTGTGCAACGCCGGACCCAGCTCCGGATCCAGGAACACGTAGCGCGCCAGGTCCTTGCGGATCTCCCGCTTGAGCGAGTTGTCCCGGTGCACCGTGTCGATGGCTTCCCGGATGTCGTCGTAGAGCTTGCCGTAGTTCACGGTGTGCCCCAGCGACTCCATCAGCTCGATGATGCCCGAATACAGGCACGTCTCCGGCAACGCGAAGAGTGTGTCGTTCCACGCGAACTGAGGGTTGCGCAGCCGC comes from the Corallococcus exiguus genome and includes:
- a CDS encoding HAD-IG family 5'-nucleotidase; its protein translation is MSPILSPARPIPGGPSVDPLHGSFRSSISRERADDAARRARDLLTDDVLGRLLTTPREATDQVPHSRDVFVNRNLRMDHIELIGFDMDYTLAIYHMRRLEQLSFDMTLAKLISEYGYPPFVGGLLYDHHFVMRGLAVDRVNGNVLKMDRFGHVGRAYHGLRPLKRDAWKELYRNKRVRLRNPQFAWNDTLFALPETCLYSGIIELMESLGHTVNYGKLYDDIREAIDTVHRDNSLKREIRKDLARYVFLDPELGPALHKLRSGGKKLFLLTNSAWDYTNAVMRYLLEGQLPEYPSWRNYFDFVVTAAGKPAFFTEARPFLELDSSTEAGKVVGEAKSLERGTVYSGGNLAQFEEFTGYRGEHILYVGDHIYGDILKSKKSSLWRTCMIVQEIEDEITYTDARREEIVTLSEVELTRARLDDEVNHRKTVLNTLERRLEREELADPERQEVEELRKKVKAELEKLRRSLKETNGIADTLERDVEEGFNPYWGLLFKEGNENSRFGYQVEQYACLYTSRVSNFLHHSPMQYYRSPRDLMAHEQAGALSSKLSPMGSEGPPKGSEKE